The following are encoded together in the Xanthomonas vesicatoria ATCC 35937 genome:
- a CDS encoding methyl-accepting chemotaxis protein produces the protein MSHRLPITTQLWFTAALAVALPVLVIVAGFALTLSHAALLGGSIVAALISGALLASAIRIAGGALDLATTTLDAFSRGNFDVALPQTRDEHSGDVLRGLRKVQSGIRHVNDEINRVSREHDAGEIQARIDVARFDGDFRTMGDGINRMVASHLAVNKQAMACVADFGRGNFAAELERLPGKKGFINDVVDQIRGNLTGLVAEVNRMSAEHDAGDIDVVIDSSRFTGDFRRMAEGINAMVGSHIAVKKQAIACVAEFGRGNFTAQMPLLPGKKRFINETIEQVRGNLTGLIREINHMSAEHEAGDIDVVIDSSRFDGDFRSMATGINEMVGAHIAVKKLAMGVVAEFGRGNFDAPLAQLPGKKAFINDTIECARGNLRSISEVIQVMGAMAEGDLTHTVEGRYEGAFADMQRYVNTTMTRLTEIVDEVNRNAENLASASEEVSATAQALAQAASEQAAGVEQTSASLEQMTSSIAQNTENARVTDSMAAKAASEAADGGDTVRATVVAMKDIAKKIGIIDDIAYQTNLLALNAAIEAARAGEHGKGFAVVAAEVRKLAERSQIAAQEIGEVAGSSVELAESAGRVLGEMVPSIRRTSDLVQEIAAASEEQTAGVSQINTAVGQLNQTTQSAAANAEELAATSEEMSAQAEQLQQLMGFFRLGASNRSGAGAAKQPARRVAPAANFQLRRTNVRPINAAVAADVVDESQFVTF, from the coding sequence ATGTCACACCGCCTTCCGATCACCACCCAGTTATGGTTCACCGCAGCGCTTGCGGTGGCCCTGCCCGTCCTCGTGATCGTTGCCGGCTTCGCGCTGACGCTGTCGCATGCGGCACTGCTCGGCGGAAGCATCGTTGCAGCACTCATCAGTGGCGCGCTGCTGGCGTCGGCGATCCGCATCGCCGGTGGCGCGCTGGACCTGGCTACCACCACGCTGGACGCGTTTTCGCGCGGTAATTTCGATGTCGCCTTGCCGCAGACACGCGACGAGCATTCCGGCGATGTATTGCGCGGCCTGCGCAAGGTGCAGAGTGGCATCCGCCACGTCAACGACGAGATCAATCGGGTCTCGCGCGAACACGACGCCGGCGAAATCCAGGCACGCATCGATGTGGCGCGCTTCGATGGCGACTTCCGCACCATGGGCGATGGCATCAACCGCATGGTTGCCAGCCACCTGGCAGTGAACAAGCAGGCCATGGCCTGTGTGGCCGACTTCGGCCGCGGCAATTTTGCTGCCGAGCTGGAACGCCTGCCCGGCAAGAAGGGTTTCATCAACGATGTGGTCGACCAGATCCGCGGCAACCTCACCGGCCTGGTCGCCGAGGTCAATCGCATGTCGGCCGAGCACGACGCCGGCGATATCGACGTGGTCATCGACAGCAGCCGGTTCACCGGCGATTTCCGCCGCATGGCCGAAGGCATCAATGCCATGGTCGGCAGCCACATCGCAGTGAAGAAGCAGGCCATCGCGTGTGTGGCCGAGTTCGGTCGCGGCAACTTCACCGCGCAGATGCCGCTGTTGCCGGGCAAGAAGCGGTTCATCAACGAGACCATCGAGCAGGTGCGCGGCAATCTCACCGGTCTGATCCGCGAAATCAACCACATGTCGGCCGAGCATGAAGCAGGCGACATCGACGTGGTGATCGACAGCAGCCGCTTCGATGGCGACTTCCGCAGCATGGCCACCGGCATCAACGAAATGGTCGGCGCGCATATCGCGGTCAAAAAGTTGGCGATGGGTGTGGTGGCAGAATTCGGCCGCGGCAACTTCGATGCGCCGCTGGCGCAGCTGCCCGGCAAAAAGGCCTTCATCAATGACACCATCGAGTGCGCACGCGGCAACCTGCGCAGTATCTCCGAGGTGATTCAGGTGATGGGTGCGATGGCCGAGGGTGACCTGACCCACACCGTGGAGGGTCGCTACGAGGGCGCATTTGCGGACATGCAGCGCTACGTCAACACCACCATGACCCGCCTCACCGAGATCGTCGACGAGGTCAATCGCAATGCCGAAAACCTCGCCAGCGCATCGGAAGAAGTGAGCGCCACCGCGCAGGCCCTGGCCCAGGCCGCCAGCGAGCAGGCCGCCGGCGTGGAGCAAACCAGCGCTTCGCTGGAGCAGATGACCTCTTCCATCGCGCAGAACACCGAGAACGCCCGCGTCACCGACAGCATGGCTGCAAAGGCCGCCAGCGAAGCGGCCGACGGTGGCGACACCGTGCGCGCAACGGTGGTGGCGATGAAGGACATCGCCAAGAAGATCGGCATCATCGACGACATCGCCTACCAAACCAATCTGCTCGCGCTCAATGCGGCCATCGAAGCTGCGCGCGCCGGCGAACATGGCAAGGGGTTTGCGGTCGTGGCTGCAGAAGTCCGCAAGCTGGCCGAGCGTAGCCAGATCGCCGCGCAGGAGATCGGCGAAGTGGCCGGCTCCAGCGTGGAACTGGCCGAGAGCGCCGGCCGTGTACTGGGCGAGATGGTGCCGTCGATCCGCCGCACCTCCGATCTGGTGCAGGAAATCGCCGCTGCCTCTGAAGAACAGACCGCCGGTGTCAGCCAGATCAATACTGCGGTGGGCCAGTTGAATCAGACCACCCAATCGGCCGCCGCAAATGCCGAAGAACTGGCCGCCACCTCCGAAGAAATGAGCGCGCAGGCCGAGCAGTTGCAACAGTTGATGGGCTTCTTCCGCTTGGGTGCCAGCAACCGCAGCGGCGCAGGCGCTGCCAAGCAGCCCGCGCGGCGTGTTGCGCCGGCTGCCAACTTCCAACTGCGTCGTACCAACGTGCGTCCCATCAATGCAGCGGTCGCCGCCGATGTGGTGGATGAATCGCAGTTCGTCACCTTCTGA
- a CDS encoding chemotaxis protein CheW, with protein MQQRNADTNGTPPSSVPQQYLTFSLGGDMFGLGILGIKEIIEYRIPTDVPMMPPALRGVINLRGAVVPVMDVQARFGRNASGITKRSCIVIVEIARGGEQQVLGLLVDAVSEVVEIAPADIADAPSFGAGIHRDFIQGMAKREERFVILLNADAVLANDMLAQLPTAALAA; from the coding sequence ATGCAACAGCGCAACGCGGACACCAACGGGACGCCTCCATCGTCCGTGCCTCAGCAATACCTTACTTTTTCGCTGGGCGGGGACATGTTCGGACTTGGCATCCTGGGCATCAAGGAAATCATCGAATACCGCATCCCGACCGACGTGCCGATGATGCCGCCAGCCTTGCGCGGGGTGATCAATCTGCGCGGCGCAGTGGTGCCGGTGATGGACGTGCAGGCGCGCTTCGGCCGCAATGCAAGCGGCATCACCAAACGCAGCTGCATCGTGATCGTGGAAATCGCACGCGGCGGTGAGCAACAGGTGCTGGGCCTGCTGGTGGATGCGGTCAGCGAAGTGGTGGAAATTGCGCCGGCCGACATTGCCGACGCGCCCAGCTTCGGCGCTGGCATCCACCGCGATTTCATCCAGGGCATGGCCAAGCGCGAGGAGCGCTTCGTGATCCTACTGAATGCCGATGCCGTGCTGGCCAACGACATGTTGGCGCAGCTACCCACCGCCGCCCTGGCGGCCTGA